In a single window of the Palaemon carinicauda isolate YSFRI2023 chromosome 10, ASM3689809v2, whole genome shotgun sequence genome:
- the LOC137648630 gene encoding zinc finger protein OZF-like has protein sequence MDPDMEFNVEPEIEFKAEPEIEFKEEPEIEFKAEPEVEFKEEPEIEFRAEPEIFELSKGDMKYFYDSDGSVSEDDLHISKTEDNKEKSVKNDVKEDYSIQLEPSREEDKGNGIGRTKESLQNKQIKKSACEEPLCQESDSKTHMYIGMREKSFVGVNCEKQFRRVVSSNTHKLIHTGDQFRCRECGKTFFKEVDLQAHYETHTRRRSFKCSDCGKVFFLKSILIDHLRIHTGERPFKCNVCDKAFPQRSTLLKHYRFHTGEKQFKCTVCGKAFSEKSHLTEHYRIHTRETPFKCSVCNKAFSQRSVLTAHLRIHTGEKPFKCNVCDKAFSDRSTLSKHFRIHTGEKPFKCNVCDKAFTQLGNLTKHHRIHTGEQSLKQRVTTKKEK, from the coding sequence ATGGACCCAGATATGGAATTCAATGtagagccagaaatagaattcaaagcagagccagaaatagaatttaaagaagagccagaaatagaattcaaagcagagccagaagtAGAATTTAAAgaagagccagaaatagaattcagagcagagccagaaatatttgaatTGAGCAAAGGTGACatgaaatatttttatgactcTGATGGATCAGTCAGTGAGGACGATTTACATATCAGCAAAACGGAAGACAATAAAGAGAAGAGTGTAAAGAATGATGTGAAAGAGGATTATAGCATACAGTTGGAACCCAGTAGGGAAGAGGACAAAGGAAACGGAATAGGTAGGACGAAAGAAAGTTTACAGAATAAGCAGATAAAAAAAAGTGCCTGTGAAGAACCTCTTTGTCAGGAAAGTGATTCCAAAACCCACATGTATATTGGTATGAGAGAGAAATCATTTGTTGGTGTGAATTGTGAAAAACAATTTAGACGAGTAGTGAGCTCCAACACTCACAAGCTAATTCACACTGGAGACCAGTTTAGATGCAGAGAATGTGGCAAGACATTTTTTAAGGAAGTTGATCTTCAAGCACATTATGAAACTCACACTAGAAGGAGGTCATTCAAGTGTAGTGATTGTGGCAAAGTGTTTTTTCTGAAAAGTATTCTCATAgatcatttaagaattcacactggTGAGAgaccattcaagtgtaatgtctgtgacaaagcatttcctCAGAGAAGTACTCTCTTAAAACATTATAGgtttcacactggggagaagcaaTTCAAGTGTACTGTCTGTGGCAAAGCATTTTCTGAGAAAAGTCATCTCACAGAACATTACAGAATTCACACAAGGGAGacaccattcaagtgcagtgtctgtaaCAAAGCATTTTCCCAGCGAAGTGTTCTCACTGCACATCTCAGaattcacactggagagaagccattcaagtgcaatgtctgtgacaaagcattttctgatAGAAGTACTCTCTCAAAGCATTTTAGaattcacactggagagaagccatttaagtgcaatgtctgtgacaaagcatttactCAGTTAGGAAAtctcacaaaacatcatagaattcacactggagaGCAGAGTCTAAAGCAAAGAGTGACTACAAAGAAAGAGAAGTAG